Proteins encoded together in one Candidatus Hydrogenedentota bacterium window:
- a CDS encoding cyclic nucleotide-binding domain-containing protein: MDEMELCKRFARRIRIFQGLEPSEISDILRRGKLFRFEAGQIIFHEGTLGTSIFIVLDGEVRIYSKSTFIGKCRAGDAFGEMAVLNHRPRMASATAHTTSMVFTLAESELNQILEKRVAVRILLNIIHVLSERLENANLHIAEHRLVRVE, from the coding sequence ATGGACGAGATGGAGTTGTGCAAGCGGTTTGCGCGCAGGATCCGAATTTTTCAGGGCCTTGAACCGTCGGAGATATCGGACATCTTGCGCCGCGGAAAGCTGTTCCGGTTCGAAGCGGGCCAGATTATCTTCCATGAAGGGACGCTTGGGACGAGCATATTCATCGTTCTTGACGGGGAAGTGCGCATCTACAGCAAGAGCACGTTCATCGGAAAGTGCCGCGCGGGGGACGCCTTCGGTGAGATGGCCGTGCTGAATCACAGGCCGCGCATGGCATCCGCTACCGCGCACACGACGTCAATGGTGTTTACGCTCGCCGAATCGGAACTGAACCAGATACTCGAGAAACGCGTAGCGGTGCGAATTTTGCTGAACATCATTCACGTGCTCAGCGAGCGGCTCGAAAACGCGAACCTGCACATTGCCGAACATCGGCTCGTGCGGGTCGAGTAA
- a CDS encoding 3-hydroxyacyl-CoA dehydrogenase family protein, translating into MKIERVAVIGAGFMGSGIAQVSAQAGYAVTLVDVDDERLSFALESIEWSLSKLENKEVLEAPASVVAARIETSTDYDAAHNADLVVEAVYEDIETKLATIRALDDVCRADAIVGSNTSTIPITRLAAASRHPGRVIGMHFFGPVPLMRLLEVIPHPTTQHAVIDAVLAFGRSVGKRPVLVKKDVPGFIMNRIFGAMACEAIRLVEDGIGTIDDIDQGMCDGFNLRVGPLCIADLAGLDIALNAFQVMHDLDPVRLPAPPALLVRMVEAGKLGAKSGEGFYRWGKNGKRLGPVF; encoded by the coding sequence ATGAAGATTGAAAGGGTCGCCGTTATCGGCGCGGGGTTCATGGGCAGCGGTATCGCACAGGTGAGCGCGCAGGCGGGCTACGCGGTTACGTTGGTCGACGTTGACGACGAGCGTCTGTCCTTCGCGCTCGAGTCGATCGAATGGTCACTCTCCAAACTCGAAAACAAGGAAGTGCTCGAGGCGCCGGCCAGCGTGGTTGCCGCCCGCATCGAAACCTCGACCGATTACGATGCTGCGCACAATGCGGACCTCGTGGTCGAGGCGGTGTATGAAGATATCGAGACGAAGCTCGCAACCATTCGCGCGCTGGATGACGTCTGCCGCGCGGACGCCATCGTTGGGTCGAATACATCGACAATTCCCATCACGCGACTGGCGGCCGCATCGCGCCACCCGGGGCGCGTGATTGGCATGCACTTTTTCGGCCCGGTGCCACTGATGCGCCTGCTGGAAGTCATACCGCATCCGACGACGCAGCATGCGGTGATAGATGCGGTGTTGGCATTCGGGCGCTCCGTGGGGAAGCGGCCCGTGTTGGTGAAGAAAGACGTGCCGGGATTCATCATGAACCGCATCTTCGGCGCCATGGCGTGCGAAGCGATTCGCCTTGTCGAAGACGGAATCGGAACAATCGACGACATCGATCAGGGCATGTGCGACGGGTTCAATCTCCGTGTGGGCCCGCTGTGCATCGCAGACCTTGCGGGACTCGATATCGCGCTTAACGCATTCCAAGTCATGCACGACCTCGATCCGGTTCGTTTGCCCGCGCCGCCGGCGCTTCTTGTCCGGATGGTTGAAGCAGGCAAGCTTGGCGCAAAATCCGGAGAAGGATTTTACCGCTGGGGAAAGAACGGTAAGCGTCTCGGCCCCGTGTTCTAA
- a CDS encoding isoprenylcysteine carboxylmethyltransferase family protein → MGRTVSRAVFGTVVFTFLVPCTVAGVVPYFLVTGSQLFTFRSALTQISGVVLFASGVLIYAWCAYDFATFGRGTPSPTHPPQELVVRGLYRFSRNPMYVGVSSVVFGEALFFGSGNQLVYACCVLAGFHARVITGEEQALRRVFGASYEAYCSRVPRWIGFVKKGERHED, encoded by the coding sequence ATGGGCAGGACGGTGTCACGGGCAGTCTTCGGAACGGTCGTCTTCACGTTCCTTGTTCCCTGCACCGTAGCGGGCGTCGTACCGTATTTTCTCGTCACCGGATCGCAGCTCTTCACGTTTAGGTCTGCGCTGACGCAAATCTCCGGCGTTGTGCTCTTCGCGTCGGGTGTGCTCATCTATGCGTGGTGTGCGTACGACTTCGCGACCTTCGGCCGGGGCACGCCATCGCCCACGCACCCGCCGCAAGAACTCGTGGTGCGCGGACTTTACCGGTTCTCGCGCAATCCGATGTACGTTGGAGTAAGTTCGGTGGTGTTCGGCGAGGCGCTGTTCTTCGGTTCGGGCAATCAACTTGTGTATGCGTGTTGCGTGCTCGCCGGATTCCACGCGCGCGTCATTACGGGTGAGGAGCAAGCATTGCGGCGCGTATTTGGCGCGTCATACGAAGCCTACTGCTCGCGCGTGCCGCGTTGGATAGGCTTTGTGAAAAAGGGGGAGCGTCATGAAGATTGA
- a CDS encoding glucose 1-dehydrogenase, whose amino-acid sequence MPIVDFSLKDKIAIVTGGSRGIGEAIAKAFAEQGATVVVCSRKQDGVDRVAEEIKTAGGAAVGIACHTGQTAAIEALYARVKQEFGRVDILVNNAAANPYFGPAIDITEAAFDKTFEVNVKGYFLMAQHAARMMVEQGKGSIINIASIAGFSPPPMQGIYGVTKSAVIAMTKMFAKELSGAGVRTNAIAPGLVETKFAQVLIESPEMLEHFTSRTPMGRHAQPNEIVGAAVYLASDAASYTTGAVITCDGGYAA is encoded by the coding sequence ATGCCGATAGTGGATTTCAGTTTGAAAGACAAGATTGCGATCGTGACCGGCGGTAGCCGCGGCATCGGCGAGGCGATCGCGAAGGCGTTTGCGGAGCAGGGAGCGACGGTTGTCGTCTGTTCGCGCAAGCAGGACGGAGTGGATCGCGTGGCCGAGGAAATCAAGACGGCTGGCGGCGCGGCGGTCGGTATTGCGTGTCACACGGGGCAGACCGCGGCCATCGAGGCGTTGTACGCGCGCGTGAAGCAGGAGTTCGGACGCGTGGACATTCTCGTCAACAACGCCGCGGCGAACCCGTATTTCGGTCCCGCGATCGATATCACCGAGGCGGCGTTCGACAAGACCTTCGAGGTAAACGTCAAGGGCTACTTTCTCATGGCGCAGCACGCGGCGCGCATGATGGTCGAGCAGGGGAAGGGTTCGATTATCAATATTGCATCCATTGCCGGCTTTTCTCCGCCGCCGATGCAAGGCATCTACGGCGTGACGAAGTCGGCGGTGATCGCGATGACGAAGATGTTCGCGAAGGAGTTGAGCGGCGCGGGCGTGCGTACTAACGCGATTGCGCCGGGGCTTGTCGAGACAAAATTCGCGCAGGTGCTGATCGAGTCGCCGGAGATGCTCGAGCACTTCACGTCGCGTACGCCGATGGGCCGGCACGCACAACCGAACGAAATCGTCGGCGCGGCGGTCTATCTCGCGTCCGACGCGGCGAGCTACACGACAGGCGCGGTGATCACCTGCGATGGAGGGTATGCGGCGTAG
- the ypdA gene encoding YpdA family putative bacillithiol disulfide reductase, which yields MNRYGLNKLLDVLCVGAGPAALGVLHAAKEAGLDAIAIDKGPVCSALCSHPTYMRWFSTADKLELAGFPLVTTEKNPTRQEYLKYCRTFVKYFDLKIVTYCEVTEVKEAAHGFDVVAKDLFDREYAWRTRHVVMATGFYDSPRPLGIPGEDLPKVSHRYTEAHWYADHDVLVIGAGSSAAEIALELWRNGARVTVAMRGDKFDTKYWIEPDIENRIAEGSIACHRNVDVAEIRPDDVVLRNGSGKDIVVPNDFVLAMTGYEPDTSLVEKLGAAIDKTCGKPVLDEHFETNVPGLYVAGTLCAGQESNIVFIENSRDHGPAIVRHIVSSAAR from the coding sequence ATGAACCGTTACGGGCTGAACAAACTCCTGGATGTCCTTTGCGTGGGCGCGGGGCCAGCGGCGTTGGGCGTGCTGCATGCGGCGAAGGAAGCGGGGCTTGACGCGATTGCGATCGACAAGGGGCCGGTGTGCAGCGCGTTGTGCTCGCACCCCACATACATGCGATGGTTCTCGACGGCGGACAAGCTCGAATTGGCCGGATTCCCGCTGGTGACGACGGAGAAGAACCCGACACGGCAGGAGTATCTCAAGTACTGCCGGACCTTCGTGAAATATTTCGATCTGAAGATCGTGACGTATTGCGAGGTCACCGAAGTGAAGGAGGCCGCACACGGATTCGATGTCGTCGCGAAGGATTTGTTTGACCGCGAATATGCGTGGCGCACGCGGCACGTGGTCATGGCGACGGGGTTCTATGACAGCCCGCGGCCGCTCGGAATTCCTGGAGAGGACCTGCCGAAGGTGTCGCACCGTTACACCGAGGCGCACTGGTATGCGGACCACGACGTGCTCGTGATTGGCGCGGGATCGAGCGCGGCGGAGATCGCGTTGGAGCTGTGGCGGAACGGCGCGCGCGTGACGGTCGCGATGCGCGGCGACAAGTTCGATACGAAATACTGGATCGAACCGGACATCGAGAACCGGATTGCGGAGGGGTCTATCGCGTGCCATCGCAACGTCGATGTGGCGGAGATTCGGCCGGATGACGTCGTGCTGCGCAACGGCAGCGGCAAGGACATCGTCGTTCCTAACGACTTCGTGTTGGCGATGACGGGTTATGAACCGGATACGTCGCTCGTCGAAAAGCTGGGCGCGGCGATTGACAAGACGTGCGGCAAGCCGGTGCTCGACGAGCATTTTGAAACGAACGTGCCGGGGTTGTATGTCGCGGGCACCTTGTGCGCCGGGCAGGAATCGAACATCGTGTTTATCGAAAACAGCCGCGATCATGGGCCTGCAATTGTGCGGCATATCGTCTCAAGCGCGGCGAGGTAG
- a CDS encoding DUF1553 domain-containing protein: protein MGNMERNGNNRAGCAAEHTGLRTALSACVVLMSIAHWASADETKKVDFHAQILPILDAHCMECHNRDAHKGGLGLGSADEALKGGDSGVAAYRPGNSDESAIIQRVTSTDPGFRMPAKGDPLSAEEIALLKKWIDEGASWGGESTGKVVAPVGADFWSFQKPVQAPLPAVKKTDWPRNPIDTFTLAKMEEHGLSPSQEADAYTLIRRVSLDLTGLPPAPEEIESFVKDPSRSAYERLVDRLLASPHYGEAQAMRWMDAARYADTNGYEKDRPRQAWMYRDWAIDAFNRNLPYDRFVIEQLAGDLLPDAGVHDRIATGFHRNTMVNEEGGIDVEEFRYEAMVDRTNTTGQVFLGLTLACAQCHSHKYDPIAHDEYYRFYAFLNNTDDVQIEVPDEAVAKRRAEVQSQIDALVADLPNKFPVAAVQTETVSLIPTAVSSSGGATLAADGDGVITVSGAAPDTDSYRVELQAEGGPITAIRIETAPNAGDAGAGRSDKSNFVLSEVWATLKSGEGEGRPIAFARAESDVTYAGFEADKAIDTSTGTGWAVDAPGVDKTASHWVTLHLKEPITLDGPGTIVLSLNQQYGRAHTLARFKVSVVRQFYPPSDEPDNVRRAKYFNERFAAWDAETSAKAREWTVLEPVRCESKYHVSFKFLDDGSILAHGDNPNTDTYNVEFRTDLQNITAIRIETLTDPSLPGDGPGRGEIMSTPGDFLLSEVKASAAPWVTPDAFTDAALKNPTADFAAGGRAPELTLDGKLDSGWGINGGQGKPHAIVYELASPLSNDGGTLLKLIIDQYFVHYHTIGRFRVSATSGPLPVQASGVPAEIETVLAKSERAPDEVESLKRYYLTVAPELAEPHKQIADLRKSMPKFPTAQVLQEREAPRVTRVFHRGEFLNPKDPVTAGVPAVLPPLQSGVPMNRLTLARWIASEENPLTARVFVNRLWQTYFGRGIVASVEDFGARGDMPTHPELLDWLAVEFMRRNWDIKDLTRMIVTSATYRQSSKVTPELLAADPANEWLARAPRYRVEAEFVRDIALAASGLLSDRIGGPSMKPPLPEGALSLVYPGEGWTVADGDDRYRRGMYVYWKRTLPYPAASTFDAPARDVAVVKRNRSNTPLQALTLLNDPVFVEAAQAFAKRVLAYSVDDARRIRYAFMLCVSRPPDEAEMKSIESFLSAQRTKLAGAPADTSIVLASDTPDRSDDAELAAWVLVCRSLLNLDETITKG, encoded by the coding sequence ATGGGAAACATGGAACGGAATGGGAATAATCGCGCGGGTTGCGCGGCGGAACATACGGGTCTGCGGACTGCGCTGTCCGCGTGCGTGGTACTGATGTCGATTGCCCATTGGGCCAGCGCCGACGAAACGAAGAAAGTCGACTTTCACGCGCAGATTCTCCCCATCCTCGACGCGCACTGCATGGAGTGCCACAACCGAGACGCGCACAAGGGCGGGTTGGGGTTGGGCTCCGCGGACGAGGCATTGAAGGGCGGCGATTCGGGCGTCGCGGCATATCGTCCGGGCAACAGCGACGAGAGCGCGATTATCCAGCGCGTGACTTCGACCGATCCCGGGTTTCGCATGCCGGCGAAAGGTGACCCGCTTTCCGCGGAAGAGATTGCGCTGTTGAAGAAATGGATCGATGAAGGCGCGTCGTGGGGCGGCGAATCGACGGGCAAGGTCGTTGCTCCGGTGGGCGCGGATTTCTGGTCGTTCCAGAAGCCGGTGCAAGCGCCTTTACCGGCGGTGAAGAAGACAGATTGGCCGCGCAATCCGATCGATACATTTACGCTGGCGAAGATGGAGGAGCATGGGCTGTCGCCCTCGCAGGAGGCGGACGCCTACACGCTCATCCGCCGCGTCTCCCTCGATTTGACCGGGCTGCCACCGGCGCCGGAGGAAATCGAATCGTTCGTTAAGGACCCCTCGCGTAGCGCATACGAACGGCTTGTGGACCGATTGCTTGCGTCGCCGCATTATGGCGAGGCCCAGGCGATGCGGTGGATGGACGCGGCGCGCTATGCGGATACGAACGGCTACGAGAAGGACCGGCCGCGACAGGCGTGGATGTATCGCGATTGGGCAATCGACGCCTTCAACCGGAACCTGCCTTACGACCGATTCGTGATTGAACAACTCGCCGGGGATTTGCTTCCAGACGCCGGCGTGCACGACCGCATCGCCACCGGCTTCCACCGCAACACGATGGTAAACGAAGAGGGCGGCATCGACGTCGAGGAGTTCCGCTACGAAGCGATGGTGGACCGTACGAACACGACGGGGCAGGTTTTCCTCGGGCTGACACTCGCGTGCGCACAATGCCACTCGCACAAGTACGATCCGATCGCGCATGACGAGTACTACCGATTCTACGCGTTTCTGAATAACACCGACGACGTGCAGATCGAGGTGCCGGACGAAGCAGTCGCGAAGCGCCGGGCGGAAGTCCAATCGCAGATCGATGCACTGGTCGCGGACCTGCCAAATAAGTTTCCCGTCGCCGCGGTACAAACCGAAACCGTTTCGTTGATACCCACCGCGGTGTCATCGTCCGGCGGCGCGACGCTGGCGGCCGATGGGGATGGCGTAATAACCGTATCGGGCGCCGCGCCGGACACCGATTCGTACCGCGTCGAACTGCAAGCCGAAGGAGGGCCAATCACGGCGATCCGCATCGAGACGGCGCCGAACGCGGGCGACGCGGGCGCGGGGCGATCCGATAAGAGCAACTTCGTGCTGTCCGAAGTGTGGGCGACGCTGAAATCGGGCGAGGGAGAAGGAAGACCGATTGCGTTCGCACGCGCGGAATCGGACGTCACCTACGCCGGGTTCGAAGCGGACAAGGCAATCGACACGAGCACGGGGACCGGCTGGGCGGTGGACGCGCCCGGCGTGGACAAGACCGCCAGCCATTGGGTGACGCTGCATCTGAAGGAACCGATTACGCTCGATGGGCCGGGAACCATCGTGTTGTCGTTGAACCAGCAGTACGGCCGCGCACACACGCTTGCGCGATTCAAAGTATCAGTTGTGCGCCAGTTCTACCCGCCGTCGGACGAGCCGGACAACGTGCGCCGCGCGAAATATTTCAACGAACGGTTTGCCGCGTGGGACGCGGAGACGTCCGCGAAGGCGCGGGAGTGGACCGTGCTCGAGCCGGTACGGTGCGAATCGAAGTACCATGTGTCCTTCAAGTTTCTCGACGACGGATCGATCCTCGCGCACGGTGACAATCCGAATACGGACACCTATAACGTGGAGTTCCGCACGGACCTTCAAAATATCACCGCGATTCGCATCGAGACGTTGACGGACCCGTCGTTGCCGGGCGATGGACCGGGCCGCGGCGAAATCATGAGTACACCTGGTGACTTTCTGCTGAGCGAAGTCAAGGCGAGCGCCGCGCCGTGGGTGACGCCCGACGCATTCACGGACGCCGCGCTGAAGAACCCGACCGCAGACTTCGCGGCGGGCGGGCGCGCGCCGGAACTGACGCTCGACGGCAAGCTCGACTCCGGATGGGGAATCAACGGCGGCCAAGGCAAACCGCACGCGATTGTGTACGAGCTGGCTTCACCACTGTCGAATGACGGTGGCACGCTGCTGAAACTAATCATCGATCAGTATTTCGTTCACTACCATACGATTGGCCGGTTCCGCGTTTCGGCGACGAGCGGTCCGTTGCCGGTGCAGGCGTCCGGAGTGCCAGCGGAAATTGAAACGGTTCTGGCGAAGTCCGAGCGCGCGCCGGACGAAGTCGAATCGTTGAAGCGGTATTATCTCACGGTTGCGCCGGAGTTGGCGGAGCCGCACAAGCAAATCGCCGACCTGCGCAAGTCGATGCCGAAATTCCCGACGGCGCAGGTGCTGCAAGAGCGCGAGGCCCCGCGCGTAACGCGCGTGTTCCATCGCGGCGAGTTCTTGAACCCGAAAGACCCTGTCACCGCGGGTGTTCCCGCGGTACTGCCGCCGTTACAGTCGGGCGTGCCCATGAATCGCCTGACGCTGGCGCGGTGGATCGCGTCTGAAGAGAATCCGCTTACGGCGCGCGTCTTCGTGAACCGGTTGTGGCAGACGTATTTCGGGCGCGGCATCGTCGCGTCCGTCGAAGATTTTGGCGCGCGAGGCGACATGCCGACGCACCCGGAACTGCTCGATTGGCTCGCGGTCGAGTTCATGCGCCGCAATTGGGACATCAAAGACCTTACGCGCATGATCGTGACGTCCGCGACGTACAGGCAAAGTTCGAAGGTGACGCCGGAATTGCTCGCGGCGGACCCGGCGAACGAATGGCTTGCGCGCGCGCCGCGTTACCGCGTCGAGGCCGAATTCGTGCGCGATATCGCGCTCGCGGCCAGCGGACTGTTGAGTGACCGAATCGGCGGGCCGAGCATGAAACCGCCACTGCCGGAAGGGGCGTTGTCGCTCGTGTATCCCGGCGAAGGATGGACGGTTGCGGATGGCGACGATCGGTATCGTCGGGGCATGTACGTGTATTGGAAACGCACGTTGCCGTATCCCGCAGCGTCCACGTTCGACGCGCCCGCGCGCGACGTAGCGGTGGTAAAGCGCAACCGATCGAACACGCCGCTGCAGGCCTTGACGTTGCTGAACGACCCCGTGTTCGTGGAAGCGGCGCAAGCGTTCGCAAAGCGCGTGCTTGCGTACAGCGTCGACGACGCCAGGCGCATTCGGTATGCGTTCATGCTGTGCGTGTCGCGTCCGCCGGATGAGGCGGAAATGAAATCGATCGAATCGTTCCTGTCCGCGCAACGCACGAAGCTGGCGGGCGCGCCCGCGGACACTTCCATCGTCCTGGCGTCTGATACGCCGGACAGGTCGGACGATGCCGAATTGGCGGCGTGGGTGCTGGTGTGCCGGTCGCTGCTAAATCTTGACGAGACCATTACCAAGGGCTGA
- a CDS encoding 1-acyl-sn-glycerol-3-phosphate acyltransferase gives MGFWVNVRLSMRVVALALWTFLLFPVRCLSLIIAPLARTAEERWRRLLFRVWAMGACHIAGMRVTLIGTPPKPPFYLVTNHLTLVDVVLLARTTGCVFVSRADVQDVGVLGFMAKAMNTIFIDRAKVRDTHRVNEIINASLDKGYGVHFFAESRISQDARVHPFKPPLLEPAVQRGMPVHYAAISYSTPQGAPRARDVIVWKDGVSLAGCILNVLRLPSFTATIHFGDAPIFVPDRKVLAEKLYRATLERFTPVD, from the coding sequence GTGGGGTTCTGGGTGAATGTACGGCTGTCGATGCGTGTCGTCGCATTGGCGTTGTGGACGTTCCTGCTGTTTCCGGTCCGATGCCTGTCGTTGATCATCGCGCCGCTGGCGCGCACGGCGGAGGAACGGTGGCGGCGGCTGCTGTTCCGTGTGTGGGCGATGGGCGCGTGCCACATCGCGGGCATGCGCGTGACTTTGATCGGCACACCCCCAAAACCGCCGTTCTATTTGGTGACTAACCATCTCACGCTCGTCGACGTCGTGCTTCTCGCGCGCACGACGGGGTGCGTGTTCGTGTCACGTGCGGACGTGCAGGACGTCGGCGTGCTTGGGTTCATGGCAAAAGCGATGAACACGATCTTTATCGACCGCGCCAAGGTGCGCGACACGCACCGCGTAAACGAGATTATCAACGCCTCGTTGGACAAGGGCTATGGCGTGCATTTCTTCGCGGAGAGCCGCATCTCGCAGGACGCTCGGGTCCATCCGTTCAAACCGCCGCTGCTCGAACCCGCGGTACAACGCGGCATGCCCGTACACTACGCGGCCATCTCGTACAGCACGCCGCAGGGCGCGCCGCGCGCGCGCGACGTGATCGTGTGGAAAGACGGCGTGTCGCTGGCCGGATGCATTTTGAACGTGCTGCGGCTGCCTTCCTTTACCGCCACCATCCACTTCGGCGATGCGCCTATCTTCGTTCCCGACCGAAAAGTATTGGCCGAAAAGCTGTACCGGGCGACATTGGAGCGATTTACTCCCGTCGATTGA
- the gcvT gene encoding glycine cleavage system aminomethyltransferase GcvT: MRRTPLHDEHVALGGKVVDFHGWALPVQFAGIIEEHHHTRTKAALFDCSHMGEFVIRGEQAVRAFGNLVCLDPLKVPVGRGKYGAMLNGAGGIIDDVIAFRLDEFDFYVVTNAGPLEIVSARIRDAAGDTDVSDDTAKIDIQGPLARDILANEIPECTSLKYYQARYATWNGVEIVLSRTGYTGELGYELFVPNRIAVDLWRKLLSYPDVKPAGLGARDTLRTEMCYGLSGQDFDESRTPLEAGMANFIAWDKDFVGRDALLAKREAGGYPVLTPIKTGDRRAPRHGFDAKHNGNIVGVVTSGTFGPSVCHGIGFAYVPQPLATPETKLTAGPRDLDIETTTVPIYTRGTCRT; encoded by the coding sequence ATGCGGCGGACTCCACTTCACGACGAACATGTCGCGCTCGGCGGCAAGGTCGTCGACTTCCACGGCTGGGCCCTGCCCGTCCAGTTCGCCGGCATCATCGAAGAGCACCACCACACGCGCACGAAGGCCGCGCTGTTCGACTGCTCCCACATGGGCGAGTTCGTCATCCGGGGCGAACAGGCGGTCCGCGCATTCGGCAATCTCGTCTGCCTCGACCCGTTGAAGGTCCCCGTGGGCCGCGGCAAGTACGGCGCCATGTTGAACGGCGCCGGCGGTATCATTGATGACGTGATCGCGTTCCGCCTCGACGAGTTCGATTTCTATGTGGTAACGAATGCGGGGCCACTCGAAATCGTCTCCGCACGCATACGGGATGCGGCAGGAGACACGGACGTCTCGGACGATACGGCGAAGATCGACATTCAGGGGCCGCTTGCCCGCGACATCCTCGCGAACGAGATTCCCGAGTGCACGTCTCTTAAGTATTACCAGGCGCGGTATGCCACGTGGAATGGCGTCGAGATTGTGTTGTCGCGCACGGGGTATACCGGCGAACTCGGATACGAATTGTTCGTTCCGAACCGAATCGCCGTCGATCTCTGGCGTAAATTGCTCTCGTATCCCGACGTGAAACCGGCCGGCCTCGGCGCTCGCGATACGCTGCGCACAGAAATGTGCTACGGCCTTTCCGGACAGGACTTCGACGAGTCGCGCACGCCACTCGAAGCGGGCATGGCGAACTTCATCGCGTGGGACAAAGACTTCGTGGGACGCGACGCGCTGCTCGCCAAACGAGAAGCAGGCGGCTATCCCGTCCTCACGCCGATTAAGACCGGCGATCGCCGCGCGCCGCGTCACGGCTTTGACGCGAAACACAACGGCAACATCGTCGGCGTTGTTACCAGCGGCACTTTCGGCCCCAGTGTCTGTCACGGCATCGGCTTCGCCTACGTGCCGCAACCGCTCGCCACGCCCGAAACCAAACTGACCGCGGGTCCGCGCGACCTCGATATCGAAACGACCACAGTCCCGATCTATACGCGGGGCACGTGTCGAACATAG
- the gcvH gene encoding glycine cleavage system protein GcvH — MSTYPDDCKYTKEHEWIRADGATYVVGITSFAAEQLGDVTYVELPKVGKEVRQGEAAAAVESVKAASDIYAPAGGRVSEVNAALNDAPELVNQGPFTEGWFFKLDNVNTADLDSLMDATAYAAYVEAQH, encoded by the coding sequence ATGTCCACCTATCCCGACGACTGCAAATACACCAAGGAACACGAATGGATTCGGGCGGACGGCGCCACCTACGTCGTCGGCATCACATCGTTTGCCGCCGAACAACTCGGCGACGTAACGTACGTCGAACTGCCCAAGGTTGGCAAGGAAGTGAGGCAGGGCGAAGCGGCGGCGGCCGTTGAATCGGTGAAGGCCGCAAGCGACATCTATGCGCCCGCGGGCGGCCGCGTGAGCGAGGTGAACGCCGCGCTCAACGACGCGCCGGAACTCGTAAATCAGGGTCCTTTCACGGAAGGCTGGTTCTTCAAACTCGACAATGTAAATACCGCTGACCTCGATTCCCTGATGGACGCAACGGCCTACGCCGCCTACGTGGAGGCGCAACACTAA